In a genomic window of Arcticibacter tournemirensis:
- a CDS encoding type IX secretion system membrane protein PorP/SprF — protein MIQKIKKQTHWRIIQLTGLVFVCGFMQLSQTAAQITPLATQYYQNQYVGNPALAGMSENLIVNLDYRNQWRAIPGSPVTQSFTADYKIKEKVGVGLNLYNDKAGLIRRTRVMGSYAYHLPLNGEKRSVHFGLSVGALIERLDDGSVIAAPNDISAARYNERKAYLDGDFGIAYISDKLTLQGALPNLKKFLKKDISNSADGSTYFLSVAYNMGKDNDMVALEPKLYIRGARGFNNLWDLGTAIKFPNNLISLVGMYHSSKSTTLGFELNIENRVFFHGFYSSQLAALGEDTGGSFEIGFQLPLNIIKLTPANQGK, from the coding sequence ATGATACAGAAAATAAAGAAACAGACACATTGGAGAATAATACAACTGACGGGACTTGTTTTTGTCTGCGGATTTATGCAACTGTCGCAAACTGCAGCGCAAATAACACCTCTCGCGACACAATATTATCAGAATCAATATGTAGGAAACCCTGCATTGGCAGGAATGAGTGAGAATTTGATAGTTAATCTCGACTATCGTAATCAGTGGCGTGCAATACCGGGCTCTCCGGTAACTCAGTCGTTTACTGCTGATTATAAGATAAAAGAAAAGGTTGGGGTGGGGCTTAATCTTTATAATGATAAAGCGGGATTAATCAGACGCACCCGGGTAATGGGAAGTTATGCATATCATTTGCCATTAAACGGCGAAAAGCGGAGTGTTCATTTTGGTCTTTCTGTAGGTGCGTTGATTGAACGTCTGGATGATGGAAGTGTAATTGCCGCGCCGAATGATATATCGGCTGCCCGTTATAACGAACGTAAGGCATATCTCGACGGGGATTTTGGAATCGCTTATATCAGCGACAAGCTTACATTACAGGGAGCGTTGCCAAACCTGAAAAAGTTTTTGAAAAAGGACATCAGTAATTCTGCCGATGGCTCTACTTACTTTTTGTCTGTGGCTTACAATATGGGGAAAGATAACGATATGGTGGCTCTCGAGCCTAAGTTATATATACGTGGAGCGCGTGGATTTAACAACCTGTGGGACCTTGGTACTGCAATTAAATTTCCTAATAACCTTATTTCACTAGTTGGAATGTATCATAGCAGCAAAAGTACGACGCTGGGTTTCGAACTGAATATTGAAAACAGGGTTTTCTTTCATGGCTTTTATTCAAGCCAGTTAGCGGCACTGGGCGAAGATACAGGAGGAAGTTTTGAAATTGGATTCCAGCTTCCACTGAATATTATAAAGCTTACGCCAGCTAATCAGGGAAAATAG
- a CDS encoding IS982 family transposase, translated as MHNLKTNFDKILEISKLALTEYMLADGNFFKYRNLPKLSDIEIVALSITSEALGIDSENLLFSKLRTEYSGEFPNLIDRSNYNRRRKRLQDYIALVAQPISEIINPDNRQFIIDSVPVPICQNVRISRTSICREDLHVQPSRGYHASHRLHYYGFKMQLIISKAGVPVSMGITAANVHDVHYLSQLENLELNECELIADKGYLSLPYQTTLFEQDRIRLITPLRNNMKKRTTLWNPSYRYVRKRVETLFSQLCDHLYIKRNYAKSLSGLFTRMCSKISGVAVLQLINFKNNKPINHLKHALAA; from the coding sequence ATGCACAACTTAAAGACCAATTTCGATAAGATTCTTGAGATTAGCAAACTTGCTTTGACAGAATATATGTTAGCGGATGGCAACTTCTTCAAGTACAGGAATTTGCCAAAACTGTCAGATATAGAGATAGTTGCTTTGTCTATTACTTCCGAAGCACTGGGTATTGACTCGGAAAACCTGCTGTTTTCTAAACTTAGAACAGAATATAGCGGGGAGTTTCCTAATTTAATAGACCGGTCTAATTACAACAGAAGGCGAAAGAGACTTCAGGATTATATTGCCCTGGTGGCTCAACCTATATCGGAAATAATCAATCCCGATAACCGCCAGTTTATTATAGATTCGGTACCTGTTCCTATTTGTCAGAATGTAAGGATTTCCAGGACCAGCATTTGCAGAGAAGATTTGCATGTACAACCTTCCAGAGGGTATCATGCATCTCACAGGCTGCATTATTACGGCTTCAAAATGCAACTGATTATTTCGAAAGCCGGTGTTCCGGTATCAATGGGAATAACGGCTGCTAATGTACATGATGTACACTATCTCAGCCAGCTTGAAAATCTGGAACTAAATGAATGTGAATTAATTGCAGATAAAGGATATTTATCCCTGCCCTATCAAACCACTCTTTTTGAACAGGACAGGATTCGGTTAATCACCCCTTTAAGGAATAATATGAAGAAAAGAACAACGCTCTGGAATCCTTCTTACCGATACGTCCGCAAGAGAGTGGAAACTCTGTTTTCTCAGCTTTGCGACCACCTTTACATCAAAAGGAATTATGCAAAATCGCTCAGCGGGCTCTTCACAAGGATGTGTTCAAAGATAAGTGGCGTAGCCGTTCTGCAGTTGATCAATTTCAAAAACAACAAACCCATTAATCACTTAAAACATGCCCTTGCCGCTTAA
- a CDS encoding gliding motility-associated C-terminal domain-containing protein, with product MKKLIVFMVCVMAVSLNKDARAQLKADGQGVYIKSGTLFSTDGLSLIPSVDFELKNLTVLRGNSPVSWPQYNSITRIYHFSSPVLFRGTMALDFLNTELNGNNASSLNLAYTNTTGSNNYKDYLLASGSISNAYDKYVSQLFSDAVNVSDVTAVSSGFVIPPVIASGSTTFCKGSSVTLSTVLASSWQWYRNGVQLQGATQRELTVIDNGDYSVQTVLANGISTISDPVTVKVVQAPNGKILADKGENLSLGDEVVLTANGGTTYLWDVSEGLIGGHTTDSSIVVRPVKTTTYKVIVNNGAGCSVTQSIVINVVNDYKTLVANNMVTPNSDGVNDVWIVKNIDLYPNNEVKIFDRAGRVVFSQNGYNNTWDATFNGVPVPEDTFYYVLSIDSGKNKMTGFISVVKE from the coding sequence ATGAAGAAACTGATTGTATTTATGGTCTGTGTGATGGCGGTTTCCTTAAATAAGGACGCGAGAGCACAGCTCAAGGCAGACGGGCAGGGAGTCTATATTAAAAGCGGTACACTTTTTAGTACCGATGGCTTATCTCTTATTCCGTCTGTAGATTTTGAACTTAAAAACCTCACTGTCTTAAGAGGTAATTCCCCGGTTTCGTGGCCGCAGTATAATAGTATCACCCGGATATATCATTTTAGCAGCCCCGTGCTTTTTCGTGGAACGATGGCTCTCGACTTTTTAAATACGGAATTAAATGGGAATAATGCATCTTCGCTCAATCTGGCTTACACGAACACCACTGGGAGCAATAATTACAAAGATTATCTGCTCGCTAGCGGAAGTATCTCAAATGCGTACGATAAGTATGTAAGTCAGCTTTTCAGCGACGCTGTTAACGTCTCGGACGTTACAGCTGTATCTTCGGGCTTTGTTATCCCTCCCGTAATTGCATCAGGTAGTACCACTTTTTGTAAAGGATCGTCGGTAACGCTGAGCACGGTCTTGGCCTCTTCATGGCAATGGTACAGAAATGGAGTTCAGTTGCAGGGAGCAACCCAGAGAGAGTTAACGGTGATAGATAACGGTGACTACTCAGTGCAAACTGTTCTTGCAAATGGAATTTCCACTATTTCAGATCCTGTTACAGTTAAGGTGGTTCAGGCACCTAATGGGAAGATCTTAGCCGACAAAGGAGAAAACTTATCACTGGGAGATGAAGTGGTTTTAACAGCGAATGGCGGAACGACTTATCTCTGGGATGTCAGTGAAGGATTAATTGGTGGTCACACTACAGATTCTTCCATTGTAGTAAGACCGGTAAAAACCACTACTTACAAAGTAATAGTCAATAACGGCGCGGGATGTAGCGTTACACAAAGTATTGTAATTAACGTAGTAAACGACTATAAAACGCTTGTTGCCAACAACATGGTGACCCCTAACAGCGATGGGGTAAATGACGTATGGATCGTTAAAAATATTGACCTGTACCCTAATAACGAAGTTAAGATTTTTGACAGGGCTGGCCGGGTTGTGTTTAGCCAGAACGGATATAATAATACCTGGGATGCAACTTTTAATGGCGTTCCTGTTCCTGAAGATACTTTTTATTACGTTTTGTCGATCGATTCAGGGAAAAATAAAATGACAGGTTTTATTTCGGTGGTCAAAGAATAG
- a CDS encoding TlpA family protein disulfide reductase yields the protein MKKSLIVNAALLFFLIDSVTVNAQNVELKVHISEVYSTKISLMPLSGSGALKPIIEKDNIKKGEVSVLSIPSERTPGQFVLRFDYKEKESSTPYPSERYFFVGKQGLELWVNPKAVNNPDSTWFQKGEKENTLFAEFSKQNSKRRTQISLLQSFLVSYDQPESGFYKNGIDEYERRRKEYNAWLAEEIQRHSDAFVSKVFQFQYIPQTEFKGTDAARMQSIMDHYFDYMDFKDPLLAKTADLKDWMNAYVNLYGAMATTVALRDSLFTLAGQRAIKKAKSGHPLVYGWMVDYFYKGYEGFNIASGIKMLEPYLQDPRCITTKRLEIEKRLQGIETIRPGTVAPDFATTDASGKPVQFHSYNTTSPYKLVMFWSADCQHCKELVEKLYPWYQKAGGKKVMEVFAISVDFTDTEIKVWEDAKLKLTGWKHSRANGGINSPEASAYYILSTPVLVLVDSKTNKIVGLPETVEDLEKAIRK from the coding sequence ATGAAAAAGAGTTTGATTGTGAATGCTGCATTGTTATTCTTTCTTATAGATAGTGTAACTGTCAATGCGCAAAATGTTGAACTAAAAGTTCACATTTCAGAAGTTTATTCAACAAAGATAAGCTTGATGCCATTATCTGGTTCTGGAGCATTAAAACCTATAATAGAAAAGGATAATATTAAAAAGGGAGAGGTTTCTGTTTTAAGTATACCTTCAGAACGTACTCCTGGTCAATTCGTACTCCGCTTTGACTACAAGGAAAAGGAGTCAAGTACTCCTTACCCTTCTGAACGATATTTTTTTGTAGGGAAGCAAGGCTTAGAGCTTTGGGTCAATCCTAAAGCTGTAAATAACCCTGACAGTACCTGGTTCCAAAAAGGAGAGAAAGAGAATACACTCTTTGCTGAATTTTCTAAACAGAATTCGAAAAGGCGAACTCAGATTTCTCTTCTTCAGAGTTTTCTTGTCAGTTATGATCAGCCAGAGTCTGGTTTCTATAAGAATGGTATTGATGAATATGAAAGACGTCGGAAGGAATACAACGCCTGGCTAGCAGAGGAGATACAGCGACATTCCGACGCGTTTGTGTCAAAGGTTTTTCAATTTCAATACATTCCTCAAACTGAATTCAAAGGTACAGATGCAGCGAGAATGCAAAGTATAATGGATCATTATTTTGACTATATGGATTTTAAAGACCCCCTGCTGGCAAAAACTGCAGATCTTAAAGATTGGATGAACGCATATGTGAATCTCTATGGTGCAATGGCAACAACTGTTGCCCTTCGTGACTCTCTCTTTACCCTCGCTGGTCAGCGAGCAATTAAAAAAGCAAAATCAGGTCACCCTCTCGTCTACGGATGGATGGTCGATTATTTTTACAAGGGTTACGAGGGATTTAACATAGCTTCCGGCATTAAAATGCTTGAGCCTTACCTTCAGGATCCAAGATGTATAACAACCAAGCGCCTTGAGATCGAAAAGAGACTTCAGGGAATAGAAACAATCAGGCCGGGTACGGTCGCTCCTGATTTTGCAACAACGGATGCTTCAGGGAAACCTGTTCAATTCCATAGCTACAACACCACCTCTCCTTACAAGCTCGTCATGTTTTGGTCGGCCGACTGTCAGCACTGTAAGGAGCTTGTGGAAAAGCTATATCCATGGTATCAAAAGGCAGGCGGGAAAAAAGTGATGGAGGTTTTTGCCATAAGTGTAGACTTTACAGATACGGAAATCAAGGTTTGGGAGGATGCAAAACTTAAACTGACTGGCTGGAAGCATAGCAGAGCAAACGGTGGAATAAACAGTCCGGAGGCAAGTGCTTATTATATCCTTTCTACTCCCGTTTTGGTTCTTGTGGATTCTAAAACAAATAAAATAGTCGGCCTTCCTGAGACGGTTGAGGATCTTGAAAAAGCTATCCGAAAGTAA